The Candidatus Tanganyikabacteria bacterium DNA window CGCCCCGACGCCAAGAACGATTCGCCTTGCCGGCCCATCAGGCCCTAATGCCTGTTCTTATGCGATCTGGGATGTCGTCCGGTCGGTAATTTTAGTTGTCGTCGTCCGGTACTTCTAATTGTCGCCGATCAGGCGGTGCGGTGGTGGGCACAGCCCTGTGGGCTAGAGATTGAATCCGGACAGAAACTGCCTGGTGGCCTCCTTTCTGTTCTCCAGGACGTCGGCGTAGCTCCTGGTGATGGTCGACGGCGCGTCATTCAAGAGTTGCGCAGCGAGGTTGAGGTTCTGGCCGATGGCCAGGTGGTACGTCGCGGCCACATGCCGCAGCAGGTGGGGGTTGAGGGCCGCGATGCCGTTCGGAAGCACGCCACCCAGGAACCGTCGGCTGATGTCGGCCAGGATCGCGTGAAAGGTTTTGCAGGAAAGCCAGGGCAGCCCCTTCTCGCTGCCCACGAAGACGTGGTCCGACTGTCGGCCGCCCAGGAGAAGCGGCCGGGCTTCCGCCAGGTACCGGTTCATCAAATCCCGCATGTCGCCGAGGGCGCCGCCGATCGGCAATTCGTAGTCGATCTCCCTTCCGTTCTTGGTCTCCTCGGCGGGGATCGTGATCCGGTGCCCGGCCGGGTCGTAGTGGTCGCCGAGTCTCAACGTCGAGAAGTTGCCGACTCGGATCGGGTAGCAGAGGAAGAAGCCGAAGACGACCTCGTTGCGAAGGGCCACCGCCCAGGCTCGCGCCTTGAAGCGGTTCTTCTTGTCCTGCTTCCACGCGCTCTCGAGGCCCAGGGTATGGCCCCGCACCTTGGACCTGGCCTTTACGAGCTCGACCCAGAGTCGGGGATTCTGGAAGGCCGTCCGCTTCTTGTTGGCGTACCGGCTCGGGCGGCGCTTCATGGCCTGGGCCAGGAGGCGCGACCGTTCGGTCAGCCACAGGGTGTGGCGGTCGGTCATTCCGAGGAATCCCCGGTTGATGGCGATCGCCTTGGTCAGCAGGCCGGCAGCGCTCGCGGGATTGCCGCTCTCGACGAGGCATGCCAACGCTGCCACCAGCAGCGGGTTGGCGTCGCTGGCACGACCGTCGTACGCGCCGTCCAGGGCGGCCATCGCCGCGACGAGTTGGGGGCGGTATCCAGGGTCGTGCGCGAGTTCATGCGCATGAACCTGGGCAGGCCGCCCCGGGAATCCCGGAGGCAGCCCCTGGAACATGAGCCGGAGAGCCGCCTTCCCATCCTCGACCCCGGCGAAGATCCCCGGGAGGTCGAGCCCGAGGCGGCGAAGGCACCCCAGGTACGCGGCGACACGTTGCTCATAGCCGCTGCGAGTCTGCTGGCTCCAGGTCCCGAGCCCCTCCCTTTCGAAAAGATCGACGATCCCCCGGTGCAACGCCTCGGGCCAGGCAAGAGGGGGAATACCGCGCCGCTCCCGGGCGGCCGGCCATGGCGCCAGCGCCAGGTCCGGGCGGGACTCGGCGAGCATGCACCAGGCGCGACGTGCCCGGAAAAGGTCCGACCGGCGGCTGTGCGAGAGATTTGCCCTGAATCCATCGAGTTCCCGGGCGCTGATCCGATCGCCGTCGATCTTCGGCGGCTCAATGTGCGCCGCGGTCGCCCACCGTGCCAGCCGACGGAATGCCGACCTCAAGGCCGATCGCTTGGCTCGCGGCAATGTGGCGAGGGCTCGGCCCAGCGGCTCAAGTAACGCCCGCCAGTCCGGTGAAATCTCGTACTCGTCCGGATGGAGCAGGTGCTGTGACTCGCCGAAGGTGACGAGCCGCTTGATGGCCCTGAGGTAAGCCTTCTGGTAGGTCTCGCCAGGAGCGGCCTTCGAAGACACGGCCGCACTCCAAGCGCATCGATCGCGGGTCATGGCGCCGTACAGGAGCGCCGCGGGCAGGCCATCGTAGGCGGGCGCGTTGCCGTTGTGACGCGCCAGGCCCAGGCCGGGCAGGACAAGAGTGCGCAGGATTGTTCGCAGCGTGGCGCCCTCGCGGGGGCGATGTGTGGAGTAAACCTCCAGGAGTGCCGCGAGCGTCGTCGAAGAATCCATCGGTTCCTCCCTCAAAAAACGAAACCCCGGCCAGACGGCCGGGACGGGAGAGCTAAGATTGCCCTCATGTATATATGACGTTTTTTGGTCAAAAATTAACCCCGGATTAGCATCCGGTCGGGGCGACTACGGCCACAAGTGAAGATTTAATTGGAACAACATCAAGATTTAATGCCGACCTAACGCCGATTTTAAGAAACTCACGGATCGCGGCTTGCGGCCCAACATAATTCCCTGGGAAGGAGGTTCCAAGCAATGTCGAGCCGCGATGCGATGTTTCCTGCACTTCGGCCATGGTCGCCGCCCTCTCCTCCAGCGGATACGCCACTTTGCAGGATTCCCTCCTCGCGGCCACGCCTTGTGAGGCTGGAGCTGGCGTCAGCAGCCGATCTACGCCAAATCGGCGTGGCCTCGAGTTCCTGCATCCCGAAGCCTCTCGCCAGGATCGGCTCGCCGAACCGCGGAAGGCCCACCACGACGGCATCCCCGCCCCCCGGTTCTACGGTTACGCGCCCGATATCCCGGTCATGGACGTCGGGGTCAAAAGCGTAGAAGCGTCCCGCCCACAAGGAGTCCCCTCATGATGCACACCGCGATCGGCCAGGCGCTCGCCTTGTACGAGCAGGCCAACCCGAAGGATGCCAAGACCGTCCTCTCTGCCTTGAGGAAGGCCTTCCCTGCGGAGGCCGAGGCCGGCACGGAGGAGTTCCGGACGTTCCTCAACCAGACGCCCATGCTTATGCTGGCCGCCCGCCTGAACCAGGATGGCGCTGGCTGGTCCCTGTCGCACGAGGCAGAACTGCGCAACCTCGGATTGGCGGGCGACACCTACTTCGCCGCGTACCCGAGAGCCGTGCGGCGGCTCCTGGACTTCGCACGTATCGTGTTCGGTGGCCGCAAGCCTGAGGTCGCCCTCCTGTCGGACTGGCGTGCGCTTCTGGAGCGGCTCGACGGTCTGGTGCCCCGGTCCAGGGACGAGATCGTGCGCTACAACGCTGCGAAGATCACGAAGATCGCCATCTACGACATCTCCGACGACCCGGATGCCGCCGCCAAACGGCTGCAGAACGCCCGGTATCCCATCGGGCGCCTGACCAAGGAGGCCAGCGGCGCTGGTCTGTCCGCCCAGGAGTTCGCGCACCGCTACATCCTGTGCGAGATCGACCTCGACCTGCCCGTCCTCAAGCACGATCAGTACCGCGCACGCTGCCGCCACATGTGGAACCACGTGGTGCTGAACTGCCCGGAACTGGGCTTGCCGGAATGGCCAGCGCGTACGCCCAACAAGGCGCCGCCTCGGGAATCCTGGCCGCAGGCCTGGAACGACGCGCTCCATGAGGCGGTCCTCGGCAAAGAGACCCTGGCCAAGACGACCCGGCAGAACTTCACCACGGTCTGGGGCTCCATGCTCGGCATCCTGCAAGAAGAAGGCATCGACACGGCGACCCTGTTCGAGGGCCTGAGCGCGAAAGACGCCGTCCGGATCGCCGTCCAGGGCGTCCCCCGGGGTGTTCTCGGCGACGACATCGACCAGGCAGACCCCCAGGACCTGGCGCGGCGGATCGCCGCCGACCCTGCCCTGTGTGAAGCAGTCCTGGCGGCCATGCGTCGGATGGAAGGCTGCCGGGATGGCCGGGATTCGCGGGAGAGCCCGTTCACCATGGTGATCCTCCGACACCGGTATGCCGAGGGCGAGTACCCGGCCGCCCGGGCGGCCCTCGTGCAGGTGTCGCGCCTGAACCGACAGTACCTGGGCATCCTCGAAGGGCACCTCAAGTGGATCGACGACCGGTTGACCGAGGTGGACAAGCTCATCGACAAGCAGAAGACCGAATACGATCTCAAGAAGAAGGCCATCTTCAAGAATCCGTGGCTCTTCGAGGACCTCGAGGCCCGGCTCCGGGGAAAGCTGGTCGAGATCGTCGCCCAAGCCGATGCGCCCTACCGCCAGTGGGCGAACGACCTGGAGTACGGCTTGTTCGCCTACATGGACCTGCTCTTCCCGATGCGGATCCAGCAATACCGCGCCATGCAGATCCTGCGGCATCTCGATCCCGTCACGGGCAAGATTCACTTCGACGCGGATGAGGTCAAGAACCAACGCGAGATCGATCTGGAGCTCCCGGAGGGGCCGATCATGGGCCAGGTCCGCGAATGGCTGCGGATCTACCTGGAGAAGGCCCGCCCGATCCTGCTCAACGGCGCCGAGAGCCCCTTCCTGTTCGTTCCCGACCGGCGGGCGCCCGGCGCCGGCCTCTGCGTCCGCCGCACGTTCTTCAACGATGTCTGGATCAAGATCTCCCGGGAGTGGCTCGACGACCTGATCCCGCCCGGGGTCGGCGCGATCAACCCGCACCTGCCCAGGCATATCTGCGCGAGCTACTGGCTGGTGGCGCGCAAGAACCTGGATCGGGCGGCGCAGCTGCTCAACGACGAT harbors:
- a CDS encoding site-specific integrase; its protein translation is MDSSTTLAALLEVYSTHRPREGATLRTILRTLVLPGLGLARHNGNAPAYDGLPAALLYGAMTRDRCAWSAAVSSKAAPGETYQKAYLRAIKRLVTFGESQHLLHPDEYEISPDWRALLEPLGRALATLPRAKRSALRSAFRRLARWATAAHIEPPKIDGDRISARELDGFRANLSHSRRSDLFRARRAWCMLAESRPDLALAPWPAARERRGIPPLAWPEALHRGIVDLFEREGLGTWSQQTRSGYEQRVAAYLGCLRRLGLDLPGIFAGVEDGKAALRLMFQGLPPGFPGRPAQVHAHELAHDPGYRPQLVAAMAALDGAYDGRASDANPLLVAALACLVESGNPASAAGLLTKAIAINRGFLGMTDRHTLWLTERSRLLAQAMKRRPSRYANKKRTAFQNPRLWVELVKARSKVRGHTLGLESAWKQDKKNRFKARAWAVALRNEVVFGFFLCYPIRVGNFSTLRLGDHYDPAGHRITIPAEETKNGREIDYELPIGGALGDMRDLMNRYLAEARPLLLGGRQSDHVFVGSEKGLPWLSCKTFHAILADISRRFLGGVLPNGIAALNPHLLRHVAATYHLAIGQNLNLAAQLLNDAPSTITRSYADVLENRKEATRQFLSGFNL